The Panicum hallii strain FIL2 chromosome 9, PHallii_v3.1, whole genome shotgun sequence genome has a window encoding:
- the LOC112875693 gene encoding probable dolichyl pyrophosphate Man9GlcNAc2 alpha-1,3-glucosyltransferase: protein MAKPKKHRTSAPDPPAAAARLPWQPQAPPVPTALLISLAALLVRVLVSVGPYSGQGAAPKFGDYEAQRHWMELTLHLPPTDWYRNTSDNDLAYWGLDYPPLSAYQSLLHGRIINASLPDAVALRSSRGYESTESKLLMRWTVLSSDLLVFFPAALWFVWAYLKGGIGITGEERREGWMWLLAMVLISPCLVLIDHGHFQYNCISLGLTLGAIAGVLSRNELIAAALFTLAINHKQMSLYFAPAFFSHLFGKCLKRKYPIVEVMKLAFVVLGTFALVWWPFLHSYEAALQVISRLAPFERGIYEDYVANFWCSTSVIIKWKRLFAIKPLKLMSLSATILAFLPSFVQQVKSPSNLGFLYSLMNSSFSFYLFSYQVHEKSILLPLLPASLLALKEPQMYGWFVYFALFSMYPLICRDQLLLQYIAALGLFFLIYYTPGGSHGKRLSISCGAKTVLSLPFLCSLLLHITYLQIEPPKRYPFLFDALIMFICFSQFVILTMYTNYKQWMLDTHSRSIGVKKDL, encoded by the exons CCGCCAGTCCCCACGGCCCTCCTCATCTCCCTCGCCGCTCTCCTTGTCCGCGTGCTCGTCTCCGTGGGCCCCTACTCCGGTCAGGGTGCGGCGCCCAAGTTCGGCGACTACGAGGCTCAGCGGCACTGGATGGAGCTCACCCTCCACCTCCCGCCCACCGACTGGTACCGCAACACCTCCGACAATGACCTCGCATACTGGGGCCTCGACTACCCGCCCCTCTCCGCCTACCAAAGCCTCCTACACGGCCGCATCATCAACGCCTCACTCCCCGACGCCGTCGCGCTCCGCTCCTCCCGCGGCTACGAGTCCACGGAATC GAAGTTGCTGATGCGGTGGACGGTGCTGTCGTCAGATCTTCTGGTGTTCTTTCCCGCAGCATTGTGGTTCGTGTGGGCGTACCTGAAAGGTGGAATCGGAATTACCGGGGAGGAGAGACGGGAAGGGTGGATGTGGCTGCTGGCCATGGTCCTGATCAGCCCCTGTTTAGTGTTGATCGATCATGGCCATTTTCAG TACAACTGCATCAGCCTTGGACTTACCCTTGGAGCGATTGCTGGTGTTTTGTCGAGGAATGAGCTTATTGCTGCAGCTCTCTTCACTCTAGCAATCAATCACAAGCAG ATGAGCCTGTACTTTGCACCAGCTTTTTTCAGCCATCTTTTTGGGAAGTGCCTCAAACGTAAATATCCTATTGTCGAAGTCATGAAACTTGCTTTCGTGGTCTTGGGAACTTTTGCTCTTGTCTGGTGGCCATTTTTGCATTCTTATGAAGCTGCCCTACAG GTGATCTCTCGATTAGCTCCATTTGAGAGAGGTATATACGAGGATTATGTTGCAAATTTCTGGTGCAGCACTTCGGTTATTATCAAGTGGAAGAGATTGTTTGCAATAAAACCACTGAAACTTATGAGTCTCTCTGCTACCATACTGGCTTTCTTGCCTTCAtttgttcagcaagtcaagtCTCCAAGTAATCTTGGCTTCCTTTATTCTTTGATGAACAGCTCATTCTCTTTCTACCTATTCTCCTACCAAG TTCATGAGAAATCGATTTTGCTTCCACTTTTACCTGCAAGTCTTTTAGCACTGAAAGAACCTCAGATGTACGGATGGTTCGTGTACTTTGCCCTTTTCTCAATGTACCCACTTATCTGCCGTGATCAGCTTCTTCTACAATATATAGCTGCTCTTGGCCTATTCTTTCTTATATACTACACACCTGGTGGAAGCCATGGAAAGAGGCTGAGCATCTCATGCGGAGCAAAGACAGTTCTTAGCTTGCCATTTTTGTGCTCACTTTTACTTCACATTACCTACCTGCAAATAGAGCCGCCCAAGAGGTATCCATTCCTGTTTGATGCACTGATAATGTTCATATGCTTTTCACAATTTGTCATATTAACAATGTACACCAATTATAAGCAATGGATGTTGGATACTCATTCTAGATCAATAGGTGTGAAGAAGGATTTATGA